In Vibrio sp. STUT-A11, a genomic segment contains:
- the cadC gene encoding lysine decarboxylation/transport transcriptional activator CadC, translating into MVGVYFQINDWTLDVGENKLYRKGRETSVEPRLSNLLYFFANNANQVFTRKELIQSVWDRAAVTDQVVTQSISELRKLLRDSREDNPSYVITVPKRGYKLVAEVTRLTPKEFMRVSHEDLPSVTGEAERCHSNDSQAQRSTDSDSVGGSNKLKHQQRYRRKGFFSFTLIGIVVAMIITSTFKQPEASNNPNNDIHLIEFKLHNNVSHTGISHDLADGITKKLMSDVAQVSDYRVMQKSSSFNGSAEPGKSVVVKIRQSDVARLLEIEYRTSLSDKALFRRLYTLADRDLKTVLQQASLGMMTILNVPNAKLESTMLVAGLPMTPKALKLFIQAHHYLNISDAEQYQHGIDLMENVLDIEPHNAYVQAELLIAYYVQKALYPEQAQKKRQTQALHEALEVGAKMTIGQIQPRIYEALALHETVTGDLAKAKQYLAQALKLRDSVLANVILGKHAELEQDIEAAGKFYRKALYIDMSLKTHLLCKLLVFKSDVTMEDITHQNNSLAVNES; encoded by the coding sequence ATGGTTGGAGTCTATTTTCAAATCAACGATTGGACGCTGGACGTTGGTGAAAATAAGCTTTACCGAAAAGGTAGAGAAACCTCCGTCGAACCGCGATTAAGTAACCTTCTATATTTCTTTGCTAACAACGCGAACCAAGTTTTCACACGCAAAGAGTTAATACAGTCAGTTTGGGATAGGGCGGCTGTCACCGACCAAGTGGTGACTCAGTCTATCTCTGAGCTGCGTAAGTTATTGCGTGATAGCCGTGAAGATAACCCCAGCTATGTCATCACAGTGCCCAAGCGAGGGTATAAACTCGTCGCTGAAGTCACACGCTTAACGCCAAAAGAGTTTATGCGCGTTAGTCATGAGGACCTGCCTTCCGTAACTGGAGAAGCCGAGCGTTGCCACTCAAACGATTCTCAGGCACAACGTTCCACTGACTCAGATTCTGTTGGTGGGTCAAATAAACTAAAGCATCAACAACGCTATCGACGTAAGGGATTTTTTAGCTTTACTTTGATTGGTATTGTGGTTGCGATGATAATCACGTCTACCTTCAAGCAGCCAGAAGCCAGTAATAACCCAAACAACGACATACATCTGATTGAATTCAAGCTCCACAACAACGTCAGTCATACAGGTATTAGCCATGACCTAGCCGACGGTATCACCAAAAAGTTAATGTCGGATGTGGCTCAGGTCAGTGACTATCGCGTGATGCAGAAGAGCTCGTCCTTTAATGGCAGTGCGGAACCGGGCAAATCTGTGGTGGTGAAAATAAGGCAAAGTGATGTAGCCCGGTTATTAGAAATCGAGTATCGAACCAGTTTATCGGATAAAGCGTTATTTCGTCGTTTATATACTTTGGCGGACCGTGATTTAAAGACGGTTTTACAGCAAGCGTCGCTGGGGATGATGACGATACTGAATGTGCCCAACGCTAAACTGGAATCAACGATGCTGGTGGCTGGGCTTCCCATGACGCCCAAGGCACTAAAACTGTTTATTCAAGCGCATCATTATTTAAACATTTCGGATGCTGAACAGTATCAGCATGGTATTGATCTCATGGAAAACGTTTTAGACATTGAACCACACAATGCTTATGTCCAAGCTGAGTTGTTGATTGCCTACTATGTACAAAAAGCACTGTACCCTGAACAAGCTCAGAAAAAGAGACAGACACAAGCACTCCATGAGGCATTGGAAGTAGGGGCAAAAATGACTATTGGTCAAATTCAGCCTCGCATTTATGAAGCGCTCGCTCTACATGAAACAGTCACTGGTGATTTAGCGAAGGCAAAGCAGTATCTAGCGCAAGCTCTTAAGTTGCGTGATTCCGTGCTTGCCAATGTTATTCTCGGCAAACATGCTGAGTTGGAGCAAGATATAGAGGCTGCGGGCAAGTTCTATCGCAAAGCCCTCTATATAGATATGTCTCTTAAGACTCACCTATTGTGTAAGTTGTTAGTGTTTAAAAGTGATGTGACGATGGAAGACATCACGCATCAAAACAATTCGCTAGCCGTGAATGAAAGTTAA